The segment GTTCCTTAGGCTATTTTTAGTGGACCGTACCATTTTTAATGCATTCTTGTAAACTTAATGCCTTCTGCTGTTTTGCATTTAAATTTGGGCCTAATTGTTATACAGAATTAATTGCCTGCACCAAGTCTTCAAATGCCCGCAGCTCCAACACACACACAACGACCACACTAAATCTACAGAATTCTATGGAATGTAGGCAAAGATATATAGAACCCTTTTGGGTTTTGGCATTACTTTAAACCTCCCTGCATCTTAGGCCGTTCTTAGGGGTTGGAAATAAATCcatctttctctatttttttcctgGCAAAATAAGTAAGGTTTCTGTTAAGAACTTGCACTTGAATATCAATAGACATGCAGAAAAGCTCAATCAGAATcgaaattatcaatttttttttattaatagtacCATTTTAAGAGTAGATTGCAAACTTTAATACATTATAATCGACttcatatttaaatattattcactCTTCGACAACGAGTCCTCATCACTTCCCCCTCCATCCCAGTTAGAACACTAATATAACTCATCTTAATCATGGAAGCTACAAAGCTTTCAAAGAAAGCTGTCTGGTTGGCACTGAATTGGTTAACCATCTCCACTGTATTTGACTTTGGAGTTGAAAACAGCTCCTGATCACTTTGAAGCAGGCCTGCACTTGCTTGCAGGTTGGAGAAGAATCTGTTGTCAAATGTATTTACTGTTGTTGGGTCTAGGTTGGTGAGAGCTGTCCCATTTCCACCTCGAGGACATGATTTATGGAGTATCTTCAGTTGTGTTCTGCTCAAAGTGGGATCAGGCTTCCTGGTTTTGTTGAAATCATAAAGCCGGGGAGTCAAAAACAGACTCCGGACCGGGCCAAATGCATGGGCACCTAGCAAAAAAGTTATTAGACATCAGTAATTAAACTCGTTCAcgttacttgaaaatatatgctTATATATCAAGATTTAATTACCAGACAATGCCACCAGGTCTCTACTGTCTAGTCCAGCAGCAGCAAATTTGGATGCAATCGCAATGAGGGGATCAAATGGACTTGGAAGGGCCTTATTTGC is part of the Populus nigra chromosome 8, ddPopNigr1.1, whole genome shotgun sequence genome and harbors:
- the LOC133702037 gene encoding peroxidase 15-like, encoding MASKKLLSTAASSVLKDTGVDIIPLMLATYQRIAIQDADHMGLVQALVSSLMVFIFLVQDNSWTTVAAQQSVALFGGPSWGSFLGRKDGLTASQTGANKALPSPFDPLIAIASKFAAAGLDSRDLVALSGAHAFGPVRSLFLTPRLYDFNKTRKPDPTLSRTQLKILHKSCPRGGNGTALTNLDPTTVNTFDNRFFSNLQASAGLLQSDQELFSTPKSNTVEMVNQFSANQTAFFESFVASMIKMSYISVLTGMEGEVMRTRCRRVNNI